GTTGAAATCCTTCAATGTAAAGATATTTCCCATATGGAATCGAGGATTAGGATCAAACCAAGGAAAGCAGACTTGCTTTCCTTGCTGGTTAGGTGTCATGACTTGAAAATCAACTCACTGTCAATGTTATTGCCTAGAGTACGTATATGAGCCTTAACATTTTCTCATTTGTTAATGTAATgatttataacaaatataatgGTCTGTGATGTAGCTGTTTCTTCTGTCAACCTCAGTTTTAGTTGCATTATTGTTAATGGGATATTCAGCACTTCATTATGAATGGCTCTTCCAAGTCTGATTTTTACCTCTTATTAAAAACAAGTCCTTTGGGCTATCTGTGTCAGTTGGTAAAGCTGATAATACCCTTCTTCTTAACTCATGACAATTTTTGCAGACGTGGCCCCGTGCGGTACAGGTTTGAGGTTCTCTATCCTTTAGACCAAGTCCTTCCTGTTAATATCAAAGATCGTGGAACAACGAAGAATGCTTTCAAGGTCCTCATCTTTCCTGATACGAGAGTTTTCATGGCTCCAACTGCAAAGATCAAGGTTTCAAAATGGCGTGATTATGTTTGAACCAGTTACTGACTCAATATACCTTAGAATTTGAAATTTAAGGAGCATCAGATAGTCAATGTTTATTTGCTTGAAAATTCTTAGTAACATCTGTAGCGTTGCATAGTGTCAAAAGATTGTTAGAACCAAACGTTATGCTTATTGCATCACTAAGTGGGAGGTTGAAGGTAAATTTCCAACTTGATGGGTATTTTGTTTAGAGTTACATATGTATAATGGGTGAATTTTGagtctttcttttattgtttatggATCTTGCACCTcatttaggttttatttttttattacagcaaGACTGGCTTGATGAGATAGAGCGTGCCAAAGCCAACAAAGTAGCTGTTGACAAACTCAAGGCTGAAAGAGCTCAGATGCAACAGAAAGAACGACAACTCTCACTAAGCAAAGAAGACTCTCTAGATAGTAACAATCGTAAGTCTTGGTCATTATCATAacattagattattattaatcttttagAAGTGACATTTCTCTAGTTGTAGGGACTGTTGCTGTTATTGGTACTTTACTAAAAACTGAAGCATTCTGAATAGATCAATGGAGAGGATACTGGATAATTATTGCCTGCTGTGCTTGACTGTCAAGCAGTGATGTCACTTATCTTTTTTCCAGCCTTTTCTGAAGATAGCGATAGCCTTAATCCCTTCCAAGAACCTCCTCCTCCATCCATGGGTCCTCCAGAATGGGTTTTAGAATTACCAGAGGAACTAGATCAAGCAATAGCACAACGGAACTTTGAGGATGCTGTTAGCCTGATTGACAGCGGCCGAGAATATTTTGACTCTGCTCCAAAAACTCCGGTGTACAATGAAATGAGGTTCGTGGCTGGAGCCATATTATGATTTGTTTAACCACTTGAAATTCcttaaagataattttatttctatGTGATGTTACTTTTCCAGAATGACACAGAAAATTTCATTATCTTCTTTGGTGAATAAGTAGTTTCATCCGTACAGTGTAATGTGACTGTCCATAAAATTGGATTGTGTAAATCTATGGTAATCAAAAGGGCAGACACAACTAATGACTCCCCTATTGCTGAGGGATTCATGTATTTACCCCCAGGGGAATGTATTTTAATAATGGCTCTCAAGTACCGGTAACAAATCCCTTAGTGAAGCTTTGTCAGAATCTTCAACATTTTCTGCATATTCAATCATTAAATACTAGAGCTGTATTATAGTGCCAACTGCCAAGTGTAAGATTCAACTTGTTAGCAACGTACAGTTGTGCCCAGCCCTATGACAGCTGAGTCGTCCGGCAAAACTTTTTAAGACTAATGATAACGCGTTCAACAGACGTGCGCTTGAAGGGCGAGTAAGAAGCTTGGTTGACGTCTTGCAAGCGGAATTGCAAGTAACTCCAGAGAAGAGTCTTCAGGGTGGCCCACGAGCTGCAAGACGAGCTACTACTTTGCTTGTGCATCTCAACAAGTCTAGTCAGGTCAGTGTTGACATGTCAAACTTGTTTTATACTTTATATCATAACATACATGTCCTTTTCCTTTTAATGACATCTGTTACAAATGTGAAAGTCCTTTTAGAGAAATTTTCAGGTATAAATGTCAGTCCAATGAGCATCTAATATATTGTACtagttttctttttaagataagTGTCAGAGCAGTTTGATGggagtattttaaatatttcaataaaccTCCTCTTAACTCATTTTTTATAATCTTGTTATGAGGTGTAAAACTCATCTTAATTTTGTGTCCACATAACACTCCTGTATAGTACAAAACCCTAGAATTACAAATCCTGGCTAACAAGAAATATTCCTATGTTGCAATAAAGATTTATAAAGGATTTATAACAAGTAAACACTTCTTTGTGAGTAAAaaacttgatctttttgtttaatgTTATCCAAAAATTATACTGTCTTAAGAGGCAATGGTATTAGATTTGCAACACCCAAAATTACACTGTTGCTCTGATGTATGTCATAGAATGACACACCACTGTTAGAATATCTACAATGTAGAAAGGAAATGGTGCAGCTGAACAGGTTTGACAAAGAATGAAAGGAATAGATAGCGAAGCATGAACTTTTGgaacaatgatgatgataaacaggaataacataaaatttatgcAAGATATTGGAAAATTTTATCCCTCAAGAAAGTGGTATATGTATACACCATGTTTCTTGAATAATAAAAGTGGATGTATTTGTTTTGCTGGCAAGATATGAATTTCATATAGATATAAAGTAAGGCTGTGATCAGATGCTGTAATAAACTCTGCTGGGAATTGCTTGTAATTCTGGTTTATCTTTTACTAGTAAGTTGGTTGTCCTTGACGAGCCTCTTTTGATTTGCAGGCATGTGGCCTATTCTTGGGACATCGAGGTGCTATCCTGAAGGCTGGTCTGAAGAGACTGAGGCTCGAAGGCAAGACTGTACTTTATGTTCGTCAGCTGTGCTCTATCTTTTTCCACAATCTCTTGGAAACTGGACGGGAATTCAATAAAGCCTTCCCTGCTAATCGAAGTTGCACCTCAGGTGAGGATTGCACAAGTATTTCTCTCCTCATATCTGCACTACATATAACTGATGATTCAACCCCGTTTTTATGATGGTACAGGTGTCTTCTGAATCATTGTAGATAATTTAATTTACTTTAGTGTGACCACACTGACCTCCTTTCACTTTTCATCTGTTCCACTGGTCTTTCCTACACAGCTCTACAACTCATCcaactttacatttatttttcattttctacagATGAAAAATTGTTTTCATCCACTCACAAGTTAGGTGTGGTGTGTAGTTAAGATTCAGCAAGGCATCTGCTTTATGCGAAGTCTGTCCTTTAGATTAGACCAAGCCTAAATTGAAGTAGTAGAGGAGTAGAAATAAACCAGGATACAGCACAGTATTGTACATCCTTTGAAGTTTGTGTTGATCCTGATTTTCTTTTTCAGCATTTGTAGTTTGGGCTCACGGAGAGGTGAACAACTTCGCTTCAATGTTCTCCAGGCATGTTTTCACAACGCAGTCTTCGCTCACCACTGTCGCCGAATGCATTAGCCAGGCTGATCATCATTGCCAACAGGTAATATATTTAATTCTTAAAACATGTGATCattgaaatgataaaaacaatttaataccATTAGTTCTGTTTGTTATCTCATTGTGTATTTTGTATTGATAACATTAGTATTTGCAAGACGAAAAATTCCAATAAAAGAAGATGAGTAGAGAGTGGGCACTCATCAGACATGTGGATAATTTTCTAGGAAGCAAAGCTTTGCTTCTGAAGACATTTTCACAGATTGCATAATAAGCCTAGAAGCCAATATGCAGTTAGATATTTTAGAGGAAATTGCTCCTTCTGCCAGCAGACGACTTATTACTTATACAACAAGATGCTTTCAGGAAATGAAGATACCTAAGAAAGACTTCCAGACTGacaattttcatttccattgatctttgaagtttttgtttttacctcttatttctttgtaaacacaatggttttttttaaaaCCATTCTAGACAAACatagaaaatgtttttattactGGATGTATTTTTTGACTTCCAGTTAGCCGACATTGGACTAGACCTCACGTTTTCTCTCCATACACTCTTGTTACGCGATGTGGAGAGGTGGATTCGTGATGGGCGCGATAAAATGATAGAGGCAGTGAAGTTAAGAGGGCAGGAGGATACTTGGAAGACGCTCAAGTACGACAGCAAAGATTTGTTGAACAAGTTCATTGAAGACATGAATGACATCGGTATAGCTAATGTACGGTCATATGTAACAGGTAAGTAAGCAACACTGTTATTTTAATCTTGGGTAATTAAGTACagagtaaaattatataaaatttggtggttgtttctttttgcatcaccAATTTTCATGCGGAATATTGCAGGTTAGCTTTagcaaaaaaaattgaaggaaaacattttatactttGCAGGAATTCTATATTTTCCATATTCCCCATCCATACTTGAGACAATGCATTATGTACTGTGTATGATGTAAATTTAGAAAACTGTAAGTTTTTAATGTATGGTGAATACATGATTTTTTCTGTACGTACCTACATTTCAGACGAATTATGTATTGGGCTCACCAACAACAGCATTCAGTTCAGCCGTGCATTTTTGGGTTACCTTGAGGATGTACTACGTCTTTACTGGCCAGAGACTGAGCACTTAGTTGACGAATCTCTCACGGCCATATTTTCTGCTCAACTTCGACACTGCAAGTCTTCCTTGGACGAGCCTCTCTTTAAGAATGAGGTACATTAATACCAAGTATATGTATTGACATTTTGTAGCTTTACATTTTCACGGTCAGTATGAATAAATACTAATTACATTTTCTGGAAGACCTGACCAAATTTGCTGGTTAAGTTCAACCATACCCATGAatccatgacattttttttattgtgaaggcATACTTTATATTGCCTGTTAATATAAAGTATGCAATTTCAATAAACGTACTATAGTAATTTCACAAACCATAATCTACAAATAGCCTTAACCTGTGTGGAATGCATTTGAGTGCACTAGCAAAgcatttcaaagaaaaaattccaTTATGCATGCCCAACCAATTCCTGGTTTTTAAATATATGCCACTAATATTTAGTCTtctgctgaacagcagcaccaatatgcagtaaatgtgccttgctgttGTTGAACTtcagttcctttattcctcacactggtGGACTATGGAAAAGATTCCCTGAAAACGTAGtgcaattcttgtattttaataacttTCTTGTCATATGTACTTTGTACAATAGTGATATCTGTACTGCTCTCAAACAAATTACCAAAGTTGTGAACCTCACAGAACATGACTATTgtttatgaaacaaaacaaaatgtgacAGTAAGGAAGGTACGCAAGGAGGAAAcaaagcaaaattgaaaataattccaTGCCATGACAGGTTTTCTTTAGCTGCTATTCACCCATTATTAATGTCTAAAGGTAACGGTTCATTTTGGGTTAGTATATTTAGTATCATTTCTATATTGTAAACAAAGGTTCTTGGTTCACCTTGATGTCCTTTTCTTTCAGTGGATTATGCAGtgatatatatgctaatttaaaTTAACTGATGGGGATTCATGTTTGTGGTTactaataaaaatggtaaaatttcagCTCACCACAATCAGAAGGAACAGCGCATTCCTCCTCGACGGCGTTTTGACTGTTGCCGAGCATCGGTATGCAGAAGCAAGAGGACACACCCATCCAAGTCTCCCAAGTCTTCATTCCAGCTATCAGAACCTTACTGGTCAAGCAATTAATGCGCCAACCATTAACAAATATGAATCCAAGTTCATATGATGACATGTTACAGTACTGTATGTACTTCATGCTCTGATACCAAATATTCGTTTTATATGTTATACACTCTGATGTAAGtgctatataattattttaagagGAATTTATTATATAGAGACTAATAAAGGAATTAAAATTGGCTTTAACCTAAATTCCAACACATACAGAATGTCTGCAGCTCAGTCGCTGCAGAGAGCCGCAAATAGAGAGGAATGGCGAGCCATGATTGCCGACGTCCTTGGGGATATGTgatatggcacctggatgatgGTGACAGTATACTTTCATAGCATAAGTGTTTTGGAATACCATTCTACAATTACAGGAGTGAACACTAATAAGGAGGaccttattaaaatgaaaaatctttaTAAGGTGATACAGTATTGGAGACAATTGTGTAGAAGATTTAGAAAAGTAGAAGTGATATGATAAGAAGTTTGTTGCTTTCTTGTGTctacacaaaaatacaaacaGTTGTTTACACTATTAAACTGGCTTCTCTAATGGTCTGAAGAGCCTACTAACCCTTAAACACTGACTGGATGTATTGTacatcgactaaaattgtctgttgggtgccaagTAGATGTACggtacgtcgactacaaaaagtttttttaaatattcgcggaaaaatagttataggcctagtttgcgaaaattttaaatcacaccccttgagggatgctgggagttcacagatcatgctgttgttttgtttacaagcgttacccagccgCGCATGCACGAATTTTTCTTCTTGCACtacacgttacgaattcatgcatcattttgtgatattttctctgtgttgctttgattgttttacaatttgttatataccaatatcatcgcaatttagtgtacaatacaaaaaaaagtaactcattagctttaaccatgttgctcacagcgcaatttttatacaattatatatgaatttttttttttcgcgctgtcatatattccattatttatatatgatgatatttttttcatttctgatggttgcctactaaacttcaggcaatgacagaaaaaggagccaaaaatgaactcttaatcttatgAACTACGCATGccgtgattttaaaaaaataataattccgcttcggcgctaactcccaaacgccgccggcatatgacagacacttttgtaaatagaggctcggtgtttaagggttaagttcatTGCTTACTGAGTACCTATTACTGTACACAAGTGTCTTAGCTGGGACATGGGTAAAAGTCTACCTTTCCCTTTCAGCTGGAAATTATTCATGAGAATACCTAGGGATTTCTTTAATTGCTTTCACAATTTGTCTAAATTATTCTCTACTTTTAATCTTCAATTATGTATTGCTATTTTACTGTAATGTAATGAATTTCAGTACTGACAAAAATTTTAACCTGAGGCAATTAATTATCTATTgacttggggggagggggatatgTTATCAAGAATGAACAAAGATTAACATTTCCTATCTTTCCATTTGATTTCTTCCTacctaaaaattttcattttcattcatctgtTTTAGActtcaacttttaaaaaattctgcAAAGATAAGGGATTTAAATTCTCTTTTATTCTCTTGTAAACAAGTTACATTTTATCCTCCGTGCAATGTAGAAATGAACAAAACAGTGTCTTTGTCTTCGAGAACGTAGTCAAGTTCTCCAAGAAGCTCCCAGTCGGCATCGTTGACCAACACCAAAATCCCTGGTCGAACGGAATCCCCCTGAAGAAACAATTCTGGTCTTTCTTGCAGTAAGTTGTCACGAATCCACTTAAGTAACTGGGCCATACTCCAGGACCCCTCTATGTCTACATCATGATGAGCTTTATTAGCTACCAATAATTCAGCACCACCTCTGAATTCAAGGGAAACCTTCATAGCGATTCAAGCGTTGTTGAATTAACACCGATAAAACACTTGTGGGTACAGTCCCACGTTCGCAACTAAACTCTCAGGTACTGAGATTACACTTTGATAAATGTTCCGACCTTGGCCTATCGCTGCATGTCGCGTACCTGGGGTGAAAAATTACACATTAATATAtgcatcatttttcttaattacttAGGATTTTTAAATCTATGAAATGGTCTTTTTTTCCATAAACCTGTAATGCTACTTTTAGCTTAATGCTAATAGTATACACTATCAAGTTTCCttctaaaaataacattaaaagaaattggtaattttcataaaatgttataaaattgtgaaaaaagTTATGGCTAAAAAAGGGTATTTTgttaataaatgaacaaatcaaaGAAAACAATGCATGCACTTACCTGTTCCTTAACGTTCTCAAGGGCATGTGCAGATCGCTGGATGGATTCTTGCTGGTAGCCAAGGTGTGTCAGTAGAATGTTCAGTTTCTGCAAGTTTTCCTCTGAATTCCTTATGGCGTGCTCCTGGAAACAAACATCACGagtttttttgtcaaaaattaaattatttttacttaattaacATGCCAACATACACTTACCAAAATGAAGATgctttaatataattaaatttttgccAACACTGTTAGAACTACAAGTCACTGTAGATGTCATAGCCCTCACAACGTTATCCtacttaattattaaataattttgctcttattctttcctcttccttctcatTGATCTTGAGTTATTCATTTATCAAATCAGAATAACAGGAACTACCATTTCAGTTTGGCTCCTAAATTATAAATTACTGACTTGGCTATGCTGTTTGTCAAAATGTCTATCAAGCAAACATCAGCTAAAGTACATCCTGATGCTAAATTAACCAATGGACAGCCCAGTTTCCTGAGGATGAATATTGTATTTTGAGTTTCTCCTGCCTACATACTCATTCTACACATGAAAGATCTGTTCTACAATGGGGAGTTGAAACTGGAGCAAGACCAGCTGGATGGCTAAGAGGGATGAGATCCAAGGGAATGTGcaaagtaaaaggcagaaagcatTGCAGCTAGTGCCATACAGGCTCTAGGAAAATTGTGCTGCATACAGTCCTCCATGCAAAGGAAATGCTGACTGATACACTCCAGCCTTCCCCAATGGAAAATATACACATAGAGAGCCcaattttctttaaatgaatCTAGGAAGTGCGCTGGTCTGTCAGGAAAAGATGGGTTAGGAAAATGACGTACTGAACCACACAGCAAGTTTAATAGTATATGTATCCATATTTGGTGCCAGACTGGTAAAATGTTGCTGTGCAATATACGTATGTACGGTAAATGAACTGGAAAGAAATGTACTGTACTAGCATACTGTGACTACTGGATGTATTTTTAACAACTTGCATTAGTGGTATGTCAAGAACATGCCAGTCCAGAAAAAAATCATTCCAGTGCAGTATAAGAATTAGGTTTGTCATTACTTTTATTAGCCCTTAAACAATTCATAAAAGCAACcctttatcatataaaataaaacatatttggaaACTTGAAAACCCTATTCCATAAAACTACTTCTATGACAAATCTGTATCCCACAAAGAAACCTTTCGAGTTATGAACAATATGGCAACATCAGAACTATCTTCTACCTACAGCACGAAAGAAACTTGAGGGAATGCATTGCTAACCTGTAAGGCCATGTTCCTGGCAGAATGAGTCAGCATATCACAAGACTGTGACCCACGATTAACCTGACGGCAGATGGATCCCATGTTGTTGACATTCATTTGAACCCTCTCTGCCAAACGAGTTTTTGAGTCTACAAACAGATTCTTCGCGCTCGTACTTGAAGCCGAAGCCATGATGGATCACAATCTGTGACATTAGAACATATACATAGATGAACTAAGGATACTTAAACATTCTACAGAAAGGAACAGCAGGGAATGCTATACTGTATTGGAACAGGAGGGCTATACCCTGAAATACCCTACACAGTACTCCTTTCTTATATATGTATCATCCTTCAATTACAATGAGTGAAAACTTGGGCAAAGATGACGACACAATTATTTCTTACATTCCTTGCAGGTTTAAATAGTTACCAAACAGATTTTATAGGCTACATACAAGCAAAGTACTTTACATACTTTGCAAACTTTAAAGTTAAGATTTATTGTTTACTATATAGTAGCAGTTTCTTATACTgcactgtatatacataatttgttTCAAAAGTATATTCCTGTTTTCCCTGACACCTATTTTCAGCTACACTTAAGACAGTTATCATCCCAACATAAACAAACACCAGACATAATGGGGGCACTATATCTTCAAGCAATTCCTAAACTGACTGAACTATTAGTAACCAGAATCTTCAAGCTAACTTCATATCTACTTCCATCAATAAATGTCTGCTCACCAAAGAAGCTTGAAAATCCATCTCAACTCCTACAACTTATAGGTAATTTTCCTAATTCTTGAGActacatttttgtttaattactGTACGATAATGGAGCAGATGTGACCAGAGGGGTtgcaagaataatataataatatacatatagaaagaTGTAAGTAATACTGTGTAATGTATGTAGTGCTATACAGTATAAAAATAAAGTGACATAGTACTATGCTGTGATAGTAAGGAAAAAGCttctggaacacacacacacacacaaaacttctATGGCTGGTAACTGTCAGCTTGGCTTCATGACAGGTAAATTAACAAGAGTCAATGCTTATAATGAGACAACAATATACTGTAGTGTCGGCATTAGTACCACGCAAGATGGGGAGAAAGATCTTGAGGCGGGATATGAGTCCCTTCCTACCAGAGGTGGAGGTACTAGTCCTTTTGTCATGACTACTGAAAAGCAGGATATACTTTTTAAGGTCTGCATTATCTTATTGTGTGGCCGCCAAAGATTTTACAACCGTGAATCTGCAATGAGGTTCGCCAAAGCATGTGTCAATAacactaatatacccaatctttTAGGTACGTATAAGGGAACACAGCATCTTCCAGGACCAACACCAAGGGAAAATTAAATTTGCCTTCCTGGCATTCAGACGAAATACCAAGTGAGGCAGATATTTCAAATGCCTATGAATAACTTTATTCTTCAAGAACTGTTTCTTCTCTCAACAGAAAGCAGTCTCATTTAAGAAACAATCATTTGATTTTGAAACGATCAGGAGCCACGTTCATCTcgttacctcttttttttttttttttttttttttttttttttttttttttgctaaaacattttcatacacatctGTAGCTGCacatgttatgtttacatttcttataAGGACTATACTGTACCTTTCCCATCTTTGTAAAAGGAAAACAGATAATaccatatgaaaataattttcattgtttattgtcaTTTGTAAAacttaatataattatactgtAGCTTTCTTATCAGGCTAAAGATATTTCTATGTACATAACTTAACTTCCTACTCCTGCATTGCAAGCCACACAGTTTTAAACTGTATGCtatgaaatacaaaattcttAAGCTAGTGGCATCACTCTGTTGCACATGGACATTTGCAATGCACAAAGGTAAAGGAAAACTTTAAATCATGAGTAACAAAAATCAAGGCTCTCAACATCTCAATAGTAATAGTGGACAGTAATACTTCCCAAGACATCACAAATGTCTAAATACGTCTTCATCaatgacaaaatgaaataaataaatgcactgGGCCTACAACTGATAAAATATGATAACATGAGGTCAAGGAGTTATACCAGACATACTGACCCTATAAACTTACTGGTTTgttccacacacacactgagATATCAAGACTGATTAAAAGCGAAGGGTTTTTATGACCTTCAAGAGTCTACGCAAGTTTATTTTGTAGTACCAGCAGACATAAGATGCTTGTCTTCCTAAAGGCACATATCCAGTACAGCTCTATACAATTTTTCAACACCTTACATTCTCCAGGGCCAAAAGATCTCATAATAACTTTTCCAAGTCACTGATAGGAATGAAAACTTGATGTTCATCTTGCAACTGAAAATACAATTCATTTTTTCTACAATGAGAATTCTAACTGCGTCACAAAAAGAATTTTCCCAGCAACAAAGCTTACGTCCTAGTCAATAAAAGAAGTTATAGACTTGAGCATAAAAACTGCAACTATCACAATAAACATCTCTTTAGGAAATTACATTTAACAAAAGAACTAAAGTAGTATATGTCTGAAAGCAAACGTTCTCTTCTACCAAATTTTCTCAGGTGCAAAAACTaactaaacttttaaaaaaatgacaaaagactGGTACAAAGAATACAACATGATATCCTGAAGTAATTCTTGTCTAGTTTTATGTTAAGTGTCATTTCTTCAATTCTGCCATAATACTAAGACAAGAGACCTGTCACAATATAACTTTAGCTCTGGAATATGGTAGAATTCTTACAATTTATCAATACATAGGGTATACAAGTACAGAAGTACTTTATGCTTTCCTTACCACGTGTTTACATACTGCACCATTACAGTAATATACTTCATTTCTATGAACtagaaatgaataacaaaatatcAAACTGGCCAGTTTCCATCTAAAAGCTCTTAACGGTATATCAGTACGTACTTTCCATCAGTTTCTTAAGGGTCTTGCACTCATTTCTGTACTTATGCATCAGCCTTAAATTTTTTTCTGGCGTTACTACAATGTACAATTAATAAGAATTGCCTTCACAATTCTTCATTATCCAGACTACAGTCATGTATGAGCAACATAGCCTAAGTAAGTCATTTTCTGAGCATCAAACAGAGAGTCTAAACATAACAGAGATGCAACATGTGAGATGgaaacagaacagaacagaatctAATATGAGGGAATCATTATTCAAATCAGTTAAAGTATCCTTATCTATTAGTCACCTGCTTTGGATTtagaaacttaaacaaataaggGTGTTTCACAGTGACCAGAAACAGCACCCTAGTCTGCACTATCTCCAT
The nucleotide sequence above comes from Macrobrachium nipponense isolate FS-2020 chromosome 37, ASM1510439v2, whole genome shotgun sequence. Encoded proteins:
- the LOC135209215 gene encoding exocyst complex component 8-like; translated protein: MADLLVKKLTAEDFNAERYVQDLSQSSVGGLELQQQRQRIQHLAEETNAQLKKNVYMNYMQFIDTAKEISYLESEMYQLSHLITEQKSLLTSLLELSITGERGPGCAAQEMIEVDPQELKEKREKENRKKLTGLLEKIEGCSHVMEVEDRYLIFDGDLVELNQDDYTAMQRVHAYLLNDSLMIAAWLSDRRGPVRYRFEVLYPLDQVLPVNIKDRGTTKNAFKVLIFPDTRVFMAPTAKIKQDWLDEIERAKANKVAVDKLKAERAQMQQKERQLSLSKEDSLDSNNPFSEDSDSLNPFQEPPPPSMGPPEWVLELPEELDQAIAQRNFEDAVSLIDSGREYFDSAPKTPVYNEMRRALEGRVRSLVDVLQAELQVTPEKSLQGGPRAARRATTLLVHLNKSSQACGLFLGHRGAILKAGLKRLRLEGKTVLYVRQLCSIFFHNLLETGREFNKAFPANRSCTSAFVVWAHGEVNNFASMFSRHVFTTQSSLTTVAECISQADHHCQQLADIGLDLTFSLHTLLLRDVERWIRDGRDKMIEAVKLRGQEDTWKTLKYDSKDLLNKFIEDMNDIGIANVRSYVTDELCIGLTNNSIQFSRAFLGYLEDVLRLYWPETEHLVDESLTAIFSAQLRHCKSSLDEPLFKNELTTIRRNSAFLLDGVLTVAEHRYAEARGHTHPSLPSLHSSYQNLTGQAINAPTINKYESKFI
- the LOC135209216 gene encoding BLOC-1-related complex subunit 7-like isoform X2, encoding MASASSTSAKNLFVDSKTRLAERVQMNVNNMGSICRQVNRGSQSCDMLTHSARNMALQEHAIRNSEENLQKLNILLTHLGYQQESIQRSAHALENVKEQVRDMQR